The following proteins come from a genomic window of Pseudomonas putida:
- the trmJ gene encoding tRNA (cytosine(32)/uridine(32)-2'-O)-methyltransferase TrmJ, with protein sequence MLQNIRVVLVNTSHPGNIGGAARAMKNMGLTRLVLVQPKEFPAADASARASGADDVLAGAQVVDSLEQALVGCSLVMGTSARERSIPWPLIDPRECGAKAVEHAVGGEEIALVFGREHAGLTNEELQRCHFHVHIPSNPDFSSLNLAAAVQVLAYEVRMAWLAAEGTAQKVEKADASELATMDEMELFYEHLEKTLVDIGFLDPEKPKHLMARLRRLYGRSSVERPEMSILRGILTETQKVARGEPHKRKD encoded by the coding sequence TTGCTGCAAAATATTCGTGTTGTTCTGGTCAATACCAGCCACCCCGGCAACATCGGCGGCGCTGCGCGTGCCATGAAAAACATGGGCTTGACGCGTCTGGTGCTGGTGCAGCCAAAAGAATTTCCCGCCGCAGACGCCAGTGCGCGTGCCTCCGGTGCCGACGATGTACTGGCCGGTGCCCAGGTGGTCGACAGCCTTGAGCAGGCGCTGGTCGGCTGCAGCCTGGTCATGGGCACCAGCGCCCGTGAGCGCAGTATTCCCTGGCCGTTGATCGACCCCCGTGAATGCGGGGCCAAGGCCGTGGAGCATGCCGTCGGCGGTGAGGAGATCGCCTTGGTGTTCGGGCGTGAGCACGCCGGCCTGACCAACGAAGAACTGCAGCGATGTCACTTCCACGTGCACATTCCCTCGAACCCCGACTTCAGCTCGCTGAACCTGGCCGCTGCGGTCCAGGTGCTCGCCTATGAGGTGCGCATGGCCTGGCTGGCGGCTGAAGGCACGGCGCAGAAAGTCGAAAAGGCCGACGCCAGCGAGCTGGCGACCATGGACGAAATGGAGCTGTTCTATGAGCACCTGGAAAAAACCCTGGTGGACATCGGCTTCCTTGACCCCGAAAAGCCCAAGCACCTGATGGCGCGCCTGCGCCGGCTGTACGGGCGCAGCTCGGTGGAACGTCCGGAAATGAGCATTTTGCGCGGTATCCTCACCGAGACCCAGAAGGTCGCACGGGGCGAGCCGCATAAAAGGAAGGACTGA
- a CDS encoding helix-turn-helix transcriptional regulator gives MASVSPLPSITRKFIKRQDVEAITGLSRSEIYRRMAAQTFPQQIALSPKCVVWVEAEILTWCDERIAESRGEVA, from the coding sequence ATGGCTAGCGTATCCCCACTTCCATCCATCACCCGGAAATTCATCAAGCGTCAGGATGTAGAGGCCATCACCGGCCTCTCTCGCTCAGAAATCTATCGCCGCATGGCTGCTCAGACCTTTCCTCAGCAAATTGCGCTCAGTCCGAAATGTGTTGTGTGGGTAGAAGCAGAAATTCTCACCTGGTGCGACGAACGTATCGCCGAGAGCAGAGGCGAGGTAGCCTGA
- the queA gene encoding tRNA preQ1(34) S-adenosylmethionine ribosyltransferase-isomerase QueA, producing MRVADFSFELPDSLIARHPLAERHGSRLLVLDGPSGALAHKQFTDLLDYLRPGDLMVFNNTRVIPARLFGQKASGGKLEVLVERVLDSHRVLAHVRASKAPKEGAVILIDGGGEAEMVARHDTLFELRFTEEVLPLLERVGHMPLPPYIDRPDDGADRERYQTVYAERAGAVAAPTAGLHFDQALLDKIAAKGVERAFVTLHVGAGTFQPVRVDKIEDHHMHKEWLEVSQDVVDAIEACRARGGRVVAVGTTSVRSLESAARDGVLKAFSGDTDIFIYPGRPFHVVDALVTNFHLPESTLLMLVSAFAGYPETMAAYAAAVEQGYRFFSYGDAMFITRNPAPRGPEDQA from the coding sequence ATGCGCGTCGCCGATTTTTCCTTCGAACTCCCCGATTCCCTGATCGCCCGCCACCCTCTGGCCGAGCGCCATGGCAGCCGACTGCTGGTCCTCGATGGGCCGAGCGGGGCGCTGGCGCACAAGCAATTCACCGATCTGCTCGACTACCTGCGCCCCGGCGACCTGATGGTGTTCAACAACACCCGGGTCATCCCGGCGCGTTTGTTCGGCCAGAAAGCCTCCGGCGGCAAGCTGGAAGTGTTGGTCGAGCGTGTGCTCGACAGCCACCGCGTGCTCGCCCATGTGCGTGCCAGCAAGGCGCCTAAAGAAGGCGCGGTGATCCTCATCGACGGCGGTGGCGAGGCCGAAATGGTTGCGCGCCACGACACGCTGTTCGAACTGCGCTTCACCGAAGAGGTGCTGCCATTGCTCGAGCGTGTCGGGCACATGCCGCTGCCGCCCTACATCGACCGCCCGGACGATGGCGCCGACCGTGAGCGCTACCAGACCGTGTACGCCGAACGTGCAGGTGCCGTAGCCGCGCCAACCGCTGGCCTGCACTTCGACCAGGCGCTGCTGGACAAGATCGCCGCCAAGGGCGTGGAGCGCGCCTTCGTCACCCTGCATGTGGGTGCTGGCACCTTCCAGCCGGTGCGGGTCGACAAGATCGAAGACCACCACATGCACAAAGAGTGGCTCGAAGTGAGCCAGGATGTGGTCGATGCCATCGAGGCCTGCCGGGCCCGGGGTGGCCGTGTGGTCGCGGTTGGCACCACCAGCGTACGGTCGCTGGAAAGCGCGGCACGCGATGGGGTGCTCAAGGCCTTCAGCGGCGATACCGACATCTTCATCTACCCAGGCCGGCCGTTCCATGTGGTCGACGCCCTGGTCACCAACTTCCACCTGCCGGAGTCCACGCTGCTGATGCTGGTCTCGGCATTCGCCGGTTACCCCGAGACCATGGCTGCCTACGCGGCGGCGGTCGAGCAGGGGTACCGCTTCTTCAGTTACGGTGATGCCATGTTCATCACCCGCAATCCGGCGCCACGCGGCCCAGAGGATCAAGCATGA
- the tgt gene encoding tRNA guanosine(34) transglycosylase Tgt yields the protein MSFELLATDGKARRGRLTFPRGTVETPAFMPVGTYGTVKGMLPRDIEAIGAEIILGNTFHLWLRPGTEVIKKHNGLHDFMQWKGPILTDSGGFQVFSLGAMRKIKEEGVTFASPVDGSKVFMGPEESMQVQRDLGSDIVMIFDECTPYPAEHDVARTSMELSLRWAQRSKNAHGDNTAALFGIVQGGMYQDLRMRSLEALVNIDFDGLAIGGLSVGEPKHEMIKVLDYLPAQMPADKPRYLMGVGKPEDLVEGVRRGVDMFDCVMPTRNARNGHLFVDTGVIKIRNAFHRHDDSPLDPTCDCYTCTNFSRAYLHHLDKCGEMLSSMLNTIHNLRHYQRLMAGLREAIQQGKLAAFVDAFYAKRGLPVPPLD from the coding sequence ATGTCCTTCGAACTGCTGGCCACCGACGGCAAGGCCCGTCGTGGCCGCCTGACCTTCCCCCGTGGCACCGTCGAAACCCCGGCGTTCATGCCGGTGGGTACCTATGGCACGGTCAAGGGCATGCTGCCGCGTGACATCGAGGCCATCGGCGCCGAGATCATCCTCGGCAACACCTTCCACCTGTGGCTGCGCCCAGGCACCGAGGTGATCAAGAAGCACAACGGCCTGCACGATTTCATGCAGTGGAAAGGCCCGATCCTGACTGATTCGGGTGGTTTCCAGGTGTTCAGCCTGGGTGCCATGCGCAAGATCAAGGAGGAGGGCGTGACCTTCGCCTCCCCAGTGGATGGCTCCAAGGTGTTCATGGGCCCGGAAGAGTCCATGCAGGTGCAGCGTGACCTGGGTTCAGACATCGTGATGATCTTCGACGAGTGCACACCGTACCCGGCAGAGCACGATGTGGCGCGCACCTCCATGGAACTGTCGCTGCGTTGGGCGCAACGTTCGAAGAACGCCCACGGGGACAACACTGCGGCGCTGTTCGGCATCGTCCAGGGCGGCATGTACCAGGACTTGCGCATGCGCTCGCTGGAAGCGCTGGTCAATATCGACTTCGACGGCCTGGCCATCGGCGGCCTGTCGGTGGGCGAGCCCAAGCACGAAATGATCAAGGTGCTGGATTACCTGCCGGCCCAGATGCCTGCTGACAAACCTCGTTACCTTATGGGGGTAGGCAAACCTGAAGATCTCGTTGAGGGTGTGCGCCGCGGCGTCGACATGTTCGACTGCGTGATGCCGACGCGTAACGCGCGCAACGGCCATCTGTTCGTCGATACAGGGGTGATCAAGATCCGCAACGCGTTCCATCGCCACGATGATTCGCCGCTGGATCCGACCTGTGATTGCTACACCTGCACAAACTTCTCCCGCGCTTATCTCCATCACCTGGACAAGTGCGGCGAAATGTTGAGCAGCATGCTGAATACCATCCACAACTTGCGCCATTACCAGCGCTTGATGGCCGGTTTACGCGAGGCTATTCAACAGGGTAAATTGGCCGCCTTTGTCGACGCCTTCTATGCCAAACGCGGGCTGCCTGTGCCGCCTTTGGACTGA
- the yajC gene encoding preprotein translocase subunit YajC, which yields MSFLIPAAYADAAAPAAGPAGTGFEWIFLVGFLVIFYLMIWRPQAKRAKEQKNLLSNLQKGDEVVTNGGIAGKIVKVSDDFVVLEVSDTVELKFQKGAIAATLPKGTLKAI from the coding sequence ATGAGCTTCTTGATCCCCGCCGCCTATGCGGACGCTGCTGCACCCGCCGCTGGCCCAGCCGGCACCGGCTTCGAGTGGATTTTCCTGGTCGGTTTCCTGGTCATCTTCTACCTGATGATCTGGCGCCCCCAGGCCAAGCGTGCCAAAGAGCAGAAGAACCTGCTGAGCAACTTGCAAAAAGGTGATGAAGTTGTCACCAACGGCGGCATCGCTGGCAAGATCGTCAAGGTTTCCGATGATTTCGTGGTTCTCGAAGTGTCCGACACCGTCGAGCTGAAGTTCCAGAAGGGCGCCATTGCCGCGACCCTGCCAAAAGGTACGCTCAAGGCTATCTGA
- a CDS encoding glycine zipper 2TM domain-containing protein, whose amino-acid sequence MNKSMLVGAVLGAVGVTAGGAVATYSLVNKGPEYAQVTDVQPIKQQVKTPREVCKDVAVTRQAPVKDQHQIAGTVVGALAGGLLGNQIGGGTGKKIATVAGAVGGGYAGNKVQEGMQERDTYTTTQTRCSTVNDVSEKVVGYNVTYSIGDQVGKVKMDREPGSTIPLDKNGKLILSDAGQQ is encoded by the coding sequence GTGAATAAATCAATGCTGGTGGGTGCGGTACTGGGTGCTGTCGGTGTTACTGCCGGAGGTGCTGTGGCGACCTACAGCTTGGTGAACAAAGGCCCCGAATACGCCCAGGTCACCGACGTGCAGCCGATCAAGCAGCAGGTGAAAACCCCTCGCGAAGTGTGCAAGGACGTGGCCGTGACGCGTCAGGCGCCGGTCAAGGATCAGCATCAGATTGCCGGTACCGTTGTAGGCGCCCTGGCGGGCGGCTTGCTGGGTAACCAGATCGGTGGTGGCACCGGCAAGAAAATCGCCACCGTGGCCGGTGCGGTCGGTGGTGGCTATGCAGGCAACAAGGTGCAGGAGGGCATGCAGGAGCGTGATACCTATACCACCACGCAGACCCGTTGCAGCACGGTCAACGATGTCAGTGAGAAGGTCGTTGGTTACAACGTGACCTACTCAATCGGTGACCAGGTCGGCAAGGTGAAGATGGATCGCGAGCCTGGCTCGACCATCCCACTGGACAAGAATGGCAAGCTGATCCTGAGCGACGCCGGGCAGCAATAA
- the secD gene encoding protein translocase subunit SecD, whose product MLNKYPLWKYALIVLVLAIGFIYSAPNLYPDDPAVQISGASSALQVNQSDLDRVSKALTEAGITVKGASLGEKGSALVRLSNQEDQLPAKDVVRKALGDDYVVALNLAQTTPQWLRNLGASPMKLGLDLSGGVHFLLEVDMDKAMSARMKVYEGEVKTLLRKERVRYRSLPQQDGGIMLGFADDATREQARALIRKNFSDFDLTTSERNETAVLRLALTQAKVAEIREYSIKQNLTTVRNRVNELGVAEPLVQRQGANRIVVELPGVQDTAEAKRILGKTANLEFRFGAEPGASRATTEVFEFREGGRSAQVERGLIITGDQVTDAQASFDEHGRPQVNIRLDGHGGELMSRATRSNVGRSMAVIFIEQKPVTRYVKQTVNGVEKDVPVQSFLEEKKIISLATIQSPLGSQFRITGLDGQGESSELALLLRAGGLAAPMYFAEERTIGPSLGADNITKGIDASLWGMLFVSLFIIAIYRAFGVLATIALAGNMVLLLALMSLLGATLTLPGIAGIVLTMGMAVDANVLIFSRIREEIAAGMSVQRAIHEGFNRAYSAIVDANLTTLLVGGILFAMGTGPVKGFAVTMSLGIFTSMFTAVMVTRALVNLTCGGRDIKKLWV is encoded by the coding sequence ATGCTGAACAAATACCCTCTGTGGAAATACGCACTGATCGTGTTGGTACTGGCGATCGGTTTTATTTATTCCGCTCCCAACCTCTACCCGGATGACCCGGCGGTGCAGATCAGCGGTGCCAGCTCGGCGCTGCAGGTGAACCAGTCCGACCTCGACCGCGTCAGCAAGGCGCTGACCGAAGCCGGTATCACCGTCAAGGGTGCAAGCCTGGGTGAGAAGGGCAGCGCGCTGGTGCGCCTGAGCAACCAGGAAGACCAGCTGCCAGCCAAGGATGTAGTGCGCAAGGCACTGGGCGATGATTATGTCGTGGCCCTGAACCTGGCCCAGACCACTCCACAATGGCTGCGTAACCTGGGTGCAAGCCCGATGAAGCTGGGCCTGGACCTGTCCGGTGGTGTGCACTTCCTGCTGGAAGTGGACATGGACAAGGCCATGAGCGCCCGCATGAAAGTCTACGAAGGCGAGGTCAAGACCTTGCTGCGCAAAGAGCGCGTCCGCTACCGCAGCCTGCCTCAGCAGGATGGCGGCATCATGCTGGGCTTCGCCGACGATGCCACCCGCGAACAGGCACGTGCCCTGATCCGCAAGAATTTCAGTGATTTCGACCTGACCACCAGCGAGCGTAATGAAACCGCCGTGCTGCGTCTGGCGCTGACTCAGGCGAAAGTCGCCGAGATCCGCGAATACTCGATCAAGCAGAACCTCACCACCGTGCGCAACCGCGTCAACGAGCTGGGCGTCGCCGAGCCGCTGGTTCAGCGCCAGGGCGCCAACCGCATCGTGGTCGAACTGCCAGGTGTGCAGGACACTGCCGAAGCCAAGCGTATCCTCGGCAAGACGGCCAACCTGGAGTTCCGCTTCGGTGCCGAGCCGGGTGCATCCAGGGCCACTACCGAGGTCTTCGAGTTCCGTGAGGGCGGCCGTTCCGCCCAGGTCGAGCGTGGCCTGATCATCACCGGTGACCAGGTCACCGACGCCCAGGCCAGCTTCGACGAGCATGGACGCCCGCAGGTGAACATTCGCCTCGACGGCCACGGTGGCGAGCTGATGAGCCGCGCGACCCGCAGCAATGTCGGGCGCAGCATGGCGGTGATCTTCATCGAGCAGAAGCCGGTTACCCGCTACGTCAAGCAGACTGTCAACGGCGTCGAGAAGGACGTGCCGGTGCAGAGCTTCCTGGAAGAGAAGAAGATCATCAGCCTGGCGACCATCCAGTCGCCGCTGGGCAGCCAGTTCCGCATCACCGGCCTTGACGGTCAGGGTGAATCGTCCGAACTGGCCCTGCTGCTGCGTGCCGGTGGCCTGGCCGCGCCGATGTACTTCGCTGAGGAACGTACCATCGGCCCAAGCCTGGGTGCCGACAACATCACCAAGGGTATCGATGCGTCGCTGTGGGGCATGCTGTTCGTCTCGCTGTTCATCATCGCCATCTACCGCGCGTTCGGTGTGCTGGCAACCATCGCCCTGGCGGGCAACATGGTCTTGCTGCTGGCATTGATGTCGCTGTTGGGTGCCACCCTTACCTTGCCGGGTATCGCCGGTATCGTGCTGACCATGGGTATGGCGGTCGACGCCAACGTACTGATCTTCTCGCGTATCCGCGAAGAGATCGCTGCCGGTATGTCGGTGCAGCGCGCGATTCATGAAGGCTTCAACCGGGCGTATTCGGCGATCGTCGATGCCAACCTGACCACCTTGCTGGTCGGCGGCATCCTCTTTGCCATGGGTACCGGCCCGGTCAAGGGCTTTGCCGTCACCATGTCCCTCGGGATTTTCACCTCGATGTTCACCGCCGTCATGGTGACCCGTGCACTGGTCAACCTGACCTGTGGCGGGCGTGACATCAAGAAGCTGTGGGTTTGA
- the suhB gene encoding inositol-phosphate phosphatase produces MQPMLNIALRAARSASELIFRSIERLDSIKVDEKEAKDYVSEVDRAAEQKIVDALRKAYPNHSIQGEETGMHAGTGEEGKDYLWIIDPLDGTTNFLRGIPHFAVSIACKYRGRIEHAVVLDPVRQEEFTASRGRGAQLNGRRLRVSSRTSLDGALLGTGFPFRDSQMADLDNYLGMFRALTGQTAGIRRAGSASLDLAYVAAGRFDAFWESGLSEWDMAAGVLLIQEAGGLVSDFNGGHDFLDKGHIVAGNIKCFKAVLTAIQPHLPEHMKR; encoded by the coding sequence ATGCAGCCTATGCTGAATATCGCCCTGCGCGCCGCTCGCAGCGCCAGTGAACTGATTTTCCGCTCCATCGAACGCCTGGATAGCATCAAGGTGGACGAGAAAGAGGCTAAGGACTACGTTTCCGAGGTTGATCGCGCCGCCGAGCAGAAGATCGTCGACGCACTGCGCAAGGCCTACCCGAACCACTCCATTCAGGGTGAAGAGACGGGCATGCACGCGGGCACCGGCGAAGAAGGCAAGGACTACCTGTGGATCATCGACCCACTGGACGGTACCACCAACTTCCTGCGTGGCATCCCGCACTTCGCCGTCAGCATTGCCTGCAAATACCGTGGCCGCATTGAACACGCCGTCGTTCTCGACCCGGTACGCCAGGAAGAATTCACCGCCAGCCGTGGCCGTGGCGCCCAGCTCAATGGCCGTCGCCTGCGCGTCAGCTCGCGCACCAGCCTGGACGGCGCCCTGCTGGGCACCGGCTTCCCGTTCCGTGACAGCCAGATGGCCGACCTGGACAACTACCTGGGCATGTTCCGCGCTCTGACTGGCCAGACTGCCGGCATCCGCCGCGCTGGTTCCGCCAGCCTGGACCTGGCCTACGTGGCCGCCGGCCGCTTCGACGCCTTCTGGGAGTCGGGCCTGTCCGAATGGGACATGGCAGCGGGCGTGCTGCTGATCCAGGAAGCGGGCGGCCTGGTGAGCGACTTCAACGGTGGCCACGATTTCCTCGACAAAGGTCACATCGTTGCCGGCAACATCAAGTGCTTCAAGGCCGTGCTGACCGCTATCCAGCCGCACCTGCCAGAGCACATGAAGCGCTAA
- the secF gene encoding protein translocase subunit SecF, translating to MKTINFMGVRNVAFAITVLLTVLALFSWWQKGLNFGLDFTGGTLIELTYERPADLKAVRAELVESGFQDAVVQSFGATTDLLVRMPGDDPMLGNKVAEALQKIGGDNPATVKRVEFVGPQVGEELRDQGGLGMLLALGGILIYLAFRFQWKFAVGAIISLIHDVVVTLGILSFFQITFDLTVLAAVLAIIGYSLNDTIVVFDRVRENFRVMRKASLIENINISTTQTLLRTVATSVSTLLAIAALLFFGGDNLFGFSLALFIGVMAGTYSSIYIANVVLIWLNLNSEDLIPPAKTDGVDDRP from the coding sequence ATGAAAACCATCAACTTCATGGGCGTGCGCAATGTTGCGTTCGCCATAACCGTGCTCCTTACCGTGCTGGCACTGTTCAGCTGGTGGCAGAAGGGCCTGAACTTCGGCCTGGACTTCACCGGCGGTACGCTGATCGAGCTGACCTACGAACGCCCGGCCGACCTCAAGGCGGTACGTGCCGAGCTGGTCGAATCCGGCTTCCAAGATGCCGTGGTGCAGAGCTTCGGCGCTACCACCGACCTGCTGGTGCGCATGCCTGGCGATGACCCGATGCTGGGTAACAAGGTGGCCGAAGCCCTGCAGAAGATTGGCGGTGACAACCCGGCGACGGTCAAGCGCGTCGAGTTCGTCGGCCCGCAGGTGGGTGAAGAACTGCGTGACCAGGGGGGCCTCGGCATGCTCCTGGCGCTGGGCGGCATCCTCATCTACCTGGCCTTCCGCTTCCAGTGGAAGTTCGCCGTGGGCGCGATCATCTCGCTGATCCACGACGTGGTGGTGACGCTGGGTATCCTGTCGTTCTTCCAGATCACCTTCGACCTGACGGTGCTGGCGGCGGTGCTGGCGATCATCGGTTACTCGCTCAACGACACCATCGTTGTGTTCGACCGGGTACGTGAGAACTTCCGCGTGATGCGCAAGGCTTCGCTGATCGAGAACATCAATATCTCGACCACACAGACCTTGCTGCGCACCGTAGCCACTTCCGTTTCGACCCTGCTGGCAATCGCTGCGCTGCTGTTCTTCGGCGGTGACAACCTGTTCGGCTTCTCCCTGGCCCTGTTCATCGGTGTCATGGCGGGTACCTACTCCTCGATCTACATCGCCAACGTGGTGCTGATCTGGCTGAACCTGAACAGCGAAGACCTGATTCCGCCGGCCAAGACCGACGGTGTGGATGATCGTCCTTAA
- the cysE gene encoding serine O-acetyltransferase: MFERLREDIQSVFHRDPAARNAFEVLTCYPGMHAIWLHRLGNALWKRDFKWLARLVSNFGRWMTGIEIHPGATIGRRFFIDHGMGIVIGETAEIGDDVTLYQGVTLGGTSWNKGKRHPTLENGVVVGAGAKVLGPFTVGAGAKIGSNAVVTKAVPAGATAVGIPGRIIVKSEDSEVEARRKAMAEKIGFDAYGVSGDMPDPVARAIGQMLDHLQAVDERLEGMCGALTKMGSDYCAKELPALPEDDFSETAAAVPRDARSH; encoded by the coding sequence ATGTTCGAACGTCTGCGTGAAGATATCCAGAGCGTTTTCCATCGGGATCCGGCGGCACGCAATGCCTTCGAGGTGCTGACCTGCTACCCGGGCATGCATGCCATCTGGTTGCATCGCCTGGGCAATGCCTTGTGGAAGCGCGATTTCAAATGGCTGGCTCGCCTGGTGTCGAACTTTGGCCGCTGGATGACTGGCATCGAGATCCATCCCGGCGCAACCATCGGGCGGCGCTTTTTCATCGATCACGGCATGGGTATCGTGATCGGCGAAACCGCAGAGATCGGCGACGACGTCACTCTTTACCAGGGCGTGACCCTGGGTGGCACCAGCTGGAACAAAGGCAAGCGCCACCCGACCCTGGAAAACGGCGTAGTGGTGGGGGCGGGGGCCAAAGTGCTCGGCCCGTTCACCGTAGGCGCCGGGGCCAAGATCGGTTCCAATGCAGTGGTGACCAAGGCGGTGCCGGCAGGTGCCACGGCGGTCGGCATTCCGGGGCGGATCATCGTCAAGAGCGAAGACAGCGAAGTCGAGGCTAGGCGCAAGGCCATGGCCGAAAAGATCGGCTTCGATGCCTACGGCGTCAGTGGCGACATGCCTGACCCGGTGGCGCGTGCCATCGGCCAGATGCTCGACCACCTGCAGGCTGTCGACGAGCGCCTGGAGGGCATGTGCGGCGCATTGACCAAAATGGGCAGTGACTACTGCGCCAAGGAGCTGCCGGCCCTGCCCGAAGATGACTTCAGCGAGACTGCGGCAGCGGTCCCGCGCGACGCTCGGTCGCATTGA
- a CDS encoding DUF6387 family protein has protein sequence MKKITSICQLPEWFDLENYQSAHELQPHEWYLQIVQRKHFCTLLEYRTETHRPDLMRLAEDALSNLTQQTRGRDIKETNYILPHISNETELLEHFAHFGAVTSLTLRHFTNSKFSLSEVHSWIDEAGENWDQLPNGSFNAADEGIKLADFPHENETKYATTRINMKLPDEVLIESFKVWLATTRRKENSKVRKQYRQLPFDRWARFGILPLLDLEIWCHQTGAKLPDHIISAALFPNADSGPDNIRKTIRPTAHGLIKNTSELMAVAALDISNRVLKKKVGNLQGL, from the coding sequence ATGAAAAAAATAACTAGCATCTGTCAGCTACCCGAATGGTTTGACCTCGAAAACTACCAAAGCGCTCACGAGCTTCAACCGCACGAATGGTATCTGCAAATAGTGCAAAGAAAGCATTTTTGCACACTGCTTGAGTATCGTACGGAAACACATAGGCCTGACTTAATGAGGCTCGCCGAAGATGCGCTTTCCAACTTGACCCAGCAAACCAGAGGTCGGGACATCAAAGAAACCAACTACATACTCCCTCATATATCTAACGAAACAGAGCTTCTTGAGCACTTTGCACATTTTGGCGCTGTAACTTCGTTAACACTCAGGCACTTTACAAACTCCAAATTCAGCTTGAGCGAGGTTCACAGCTGGATTGATGAGGCTGGAGAAAACTGGGACCAACTACCCAACGGTTCCTTCAACGCCGCAGATGAAGGGATTAAGCTCGCAGATTTTCCTCATGAGAACGAGACCAAATACGCAACCACTCGTATCAACATGAAACTTCCTGACGAAGTGCTTATCGAGAGCTTCAAAGTCTGGCTAGCCACCACTAGAAGAAAAGAAAACTCAAAAGTCCGAAAACAGTACCGTCAGCTGCCCTTTGATCGCTGGGCGAGATTTGGAATTCTTCCTCTGCTCGATTTAGAGATATGGTGCCACCAAACAGGTGCAAAGCTACCAGACCATATAATCTCTGCAGCGCTGTTTCCGAATGCCGACTCTGGGCCGGACAACATCCGTAAGACCATCAGGCCTACCGCTCACGGACTCATAAAAAACACATCAGAGCTTATGGCTGTGGCCGCACTCGATATCAGCAACCGGGTACTTAAGAAGAAAGTCGGAAATCTTCAAGGCCTGTAA
- a CDS encoding tyrosine-type recombinase/integrase has product MALTDTAIRTARPRDKLYRIADAQGLCLEVTTAGGKLWRLRYRFEGKAKMLGLGTYPSVTLAHARERRDAARKLLSQGIDPSAYKQQEKAAAEAQALTLETLAREWYDYNQPRWAPATASKALQYLESDIFPLIGKRPAAEVQRPELVDLVRKIEQREAFNVARKVRQWLSQIFRFGLAKGVVAGNPATDLDVVAAHAPRTRHHPHVSEAELPELLEKLEAAQCDFTSKIAIRLLLLTAVRPGELRLAPWDEFDLESATWTIPAARMKARRPHIVPLPRQAVNLLRALHELTGTYPLAFPGRNDRSRPMSENTVNKALSTMGYEGRQTGHGFRHLLSTSLNTRGYNRDWIERQLAHGDQDSIRDTYNHAHYLEQRREMMQTWADHVDALAEQTSVVKFKARA; this is encoded by the coding sequence GTGGCGCTCACCGATACCGCCATTCGCACCGCAAGACCCCGCGACAAGCTATACCGAATCGCTGACGCGCAGGGTCTCTGCCTTGAGGTGACAACAGCTGGCGGGAAGCTTTGGCGCCTTCGCTATCGCTTTGAAGGCAAAGCCAAAATGCTTGGCTTGGGCACCTACCCCTCCGTTACCCTCGCCCACGCCCGCGAACGCCGGGATGCTGCTCGAAAACTCTTGTCGCAGGGCATCGACCCAAGCGCATATAAACAGCAGGAAAAAGCAGCCGCTGAGGCCCAGGCCCTGACGCTCGAAACGCTGGCTCGGGAGTGGTACGACTACAACCAGCCGCGATGGGCACCGGCCACCGCGTCCAAGGCCCTGCAATATCTGGAGTCCGACATTTTCCCGCTGATTGGCAAGCGGCCCGCCGCCGAAGTCCAGCGCCCTGAACTTGTTGACCTAGTCCGCAAGATCGAGCAGCGAGAGGCGTTTAATGTCGCCCGCAAGGTTCGCCAGTGGCTAAGCCAGATATTCCGCTTCGGTCTGGCCAAGGGCGTAGTGGCCGGCAATCCCGCCACCGATCTGGACGTGGTAGCGGCCCACGCCCCGCGCACTCGCCACCATCCGCACGTATCGGAAGCCGAATTACCGGAGCTACTGGAGAAACTTGAGGCAGCCCAATGCGACTTCACCAGCAAGATCGCCATTCGCCTGCTGCTGCTGACGGCAGTGCGACCTGGGGAGCTGCGGCTGGCACCATGGGATGAGTTCGACCTGGAGTCAGCGACCTGGACGATCCCTGCAGCCCGGATGAAAGCGCGGCGCCCACACATAGTCCCGCTCCCGCGTCAGGCCGTGAACCTGCTGCGTGCCCTGCATGAGCTAACCGGCACCTACCCCCTCGCCTTCCCTGGGCGTAATGATCGATCCAGACCAATGAGCGAGAACACAGTGAACAAGGCGTTGTCCACGATGGGCTATGAGGGTCGCCAGACTGGCCACGGCTTCCGTCATCTGCTGAGCACCAGTCTAAATACTCGAGGCTACAACCGCGACTGGATCGAACGGCAACTGGCCCACGGCGATCAAGACTCGATTCGCGACACGTACAACCATGCACATTACCTGGAGCAGCGACGGGAAATGATGCAGACCTGGGCAGACCATGTTGACGCCCTAGCCGAACAAACCAGTGTCGTAAAATTCAAAGCAAGAGCCTAA